Part of the Nocardia farcinica genome, TGTTCGCGCAGGTGCTGCTGTACCCGGGGCTGGACCGCGACCTGGGCGCCGCCTCGGTGGTGGCGATGCCCGACGCGCCGATGCTGTCGCGTGAGGACATCCTCTACCTCCACGAACTCGCCGATGCCGGGTCGAGTCGACCCGCGGATTGCTACCGCGTTCCCGCCTACGCCACCGATCTCTCCGGGCTGCCCCAGGCCATCGTGGTGACCGCTGCGGGCGACCCGATTCGGGATTGGGGCGAACGCTATGCCGCCCGGCTGCGCGACGCCCACGTCCAGACCACGCTCACCCGGTATCCGGGGGTCCTGCACGGTTTCCTGATGCGACCGGAGAACTCGGCCCGTGCCCTGCTCGCCATCGCGGAGACCGGCGCGCTGCTGCGCGCCAAGTTCGACAACGCCCTGCCCTGGCCCACGCGGGCCGCCGGTTCGTGAGCCCGGCGCCATCCGTAGAGTCCGGGCCGTGGCACGCCTAGTGGGTGGCCAGGTCGGCGGCGACGCAGCGGTCCCAGATCTCGCGGGCCAGCACGCGGACCGGGCCGACCAGCTTGCGGTAGTCGAGCGAGGTGATCGGGGCGCACACCGAGATGCCGGCCAGGTTGCCGTAGATGTGGTCGGCCGGGCCGAGCGAGACACCGAGGCAGCCGAGGCCGGGGAACGCCTCACCCCGGTCGAAGGCGGCCCCCCGGTCGCGCACGGCGGCGAGTTCCTCGGCCAGCTGGGTGTCGGTGGTGATGCTGTGGACGGTACGCCGGACCAGCTCGCCGTTGTCGGTGTGCGCCAGCCCCTGGATCACCTGGGGGTTGCGGCCGGCCTCGGTGACGGCGAGTTGCGCTTTGCCGACGGCGGTCAGGTGGGCGGGCACCCGCTGCCCGACCGCGGTCGGCGTCGGGCCCGACGACCGGCCGTTGACCTTGGCCAGGTAGACGGTGTCGCCGTGGTCGACGACGGCGAGCTGGACGGTCAGCCCGGTGCGGTGCGCGAAGGCCTGCATGACCGGGCGGGCGCCCTGGAGCAGTCGGTTCTGGTTGAGCGCGGCCTGTCCCATCTCGTACGCCTTGACGCCGAGCTCGTAGGTCTGCTCGGGCGAGCGGGCCAACCACCCGGCACCGGCCAGCTGTTCCAGCAGGCGGTGCACCGACGAGCGGGGGAGGCCGGTCCGCGAGGTCACCTGGGCCAGCGTCAGCGGGCCCGCACCGTTGAACGTGTCCAATACCAGCGAAATCCGCTCGACGACCGAGACCGGCACGCCCGCGGGGCTTGATGTTCTCACACGACCTCCCAGCACCCGTCACATCACTGTGACAGGGATCACGGTACTACCACGTACTGGCGGCCCTCAAACGGCCGTCCGACGGGTGGGCACGAGGATCGCACGCGCCCGTGCCCACGACCGAGCCGCTGTTCCGATCAGTGAGACGTTGCCGACCGTACCCGCCGATGCGCGCCTAACCTCCCGCCGGTGCGCGCCGTGCTCCATCACGGCCCATCCTCGGCCGCCGGGCCGGGCCCGGCGGTGCTCGGTCGTGATCGACCACCCCGCCCGTCCG contains:
- a CDS encoding IclR family transcriptional regulator, with the translated sequence MRTSSPAGVPVSVVERISLVLDTFNGAGPLTLAQVTSRTGLPRSSVHRLLEQLAGAGWLARSPEQTYELGVKAYEMGQAALNQNRLLQGARPVMQAFAHRTGLTVQLAVVDHGDTVYLAKVNGRSSGPTPTAVGQRVPAHLTAVGKAQLAVTEAGRNPQVIQGLAHTDNGELVRRTVHSITTDTQLAEELAAVRDRGAAFDRGEAFPGLGCLGVSLGPADHIYGNLAGISVCAPITSLDYRKLVGPVRVLAREIWDRCVAADLATH